A genomic segment from Maniola jurtina chromosome 9, ilManJurt1.1, whole genome shotgun sequence encodes:
- the LOC123867963 gene encoding cuticle protein 16.5-like, with product MNSLVVLFSVMVLATAKPSVPAIISYAAPAVAIAPAAVSQQSRIDIKSTPAVVKTSVISPAIAPAVVAAPIAYSAPLAVAPAAVSSQSQIDIKSSPALVSTIAGAPLAYSAPLIYGVSNLAYSAYGAPIAAAYTPSIYAPAIASAIAPTILKTAAIIPETEAAPSASLDAVPTETPEVAAARAAHLQAKALEESHQIQKRSAPAVPLSDDAPTEIPEVATPRTALLQDQPLEESHQIQTRAVGIVATSPLLTSYTSPIVRSYASSPLIYSSPISRIAPVGLPTPYLTGAYGIPW from the coding sequence ATGAACTCGCTGGTGGTGTTATTTTCCGTGATGGTGCTGGCCACCGCCAAGCCCAGTGTCCCAGCAATCATCAGCTACGCTGCACCCGCCGTAGCAATCGCTCCGGCAGCGGTTTCACAACAGTCCAGGATTGACATTAAGTCAACACCAGCTGTTGTGAAGACTAGCGTGATCTCACCAGCTATCGCTCCTGCTGTAGTAGCTGCGCCCATTGCATACTCAGCTCCATTAGCTGTCGCTCCCGCTGCTGTGTCATCCCAATCCCAGATCGACATCAAGTCATCTCCAGCTTTAGTCAGCACCATCGCTGGTGCTCCTCTAGCCTACAGCGCACCCCTGATCTACGGCGTCTCTAATCTGGCGTACAGTGCTTATGGAGCTCCTATCGCCGCAGCGTACACTCCATCCATCTACGCTCCCGCCATTGCCTCCGCCATTGCCCCTACCATTTTGAAGACTGCAGCTATTATACCCGAAACTGAAGCTGCACCCTCAGCCTCTCTTGATGCTGTACCTACGGAAACTCCTGAAGTTGCCGCTGCACGTGCCGCCCATCTTCAAGCTAAAGCCCTTGAAGAGTCTCACCAGATTCAGAAACGCTCTGCGCCTGCTGTACCACTATCTGATGACGCACCCACGGAAATTCCTGAAGTTGCCACTCCACGCACCGCCCTCCTTCAAGATCAACCCCTTGAGGAGTCTCACCAGATCCAGACACGCGCAGTTGGTATCGTCGCCACTTCCCCCTTACTGACTTCGTACACATCTCCCATTGTCAGAAGCTACGCTTCATCTCCACTCATCTATTCATCGCCCATTAGCAGAATCGCTCCTGTTGGTTTACCAACGCCTTACCTGACAGGTGCGTATGGAATCCCATGGTAG